Genomic segment of Primulina tabacum isolate GXHZ01 chromosome 11, ASM2559414v2, whole genome shotgun sequence:
CGACGCCGTGGTCACACACAACCCGCGCGCCCATGTTGATATGAAGATTCGAGTGGTCGGAGGAGATTTTTTACCATCTGTTTCATTGAACCACGGCCAAGAATATCAACTGAAAGCTACGGTTAATAATTCTTACATCGCCATGGCTTATTTTGGCTTGGAGTTTGCTGCGTTCGATCTGTACGTGCCGAAGCGGGATAAAGGCCAAGCAGCCGTGTACTGGAAAGTGAACGAGTTGGGCTTTTACATAAGCTATGATGGGTCTAAATGGAAGCTTGATACTCGTTGGGAGACTGGAAAGTAATACACGTCCTTCCTTAGTAACAATTATGAGGATGATTTAAATGTGTTTCAGGGATAAAATTAAGGACTAAAAATGTAATCATGCCGTCTAATTCATTGTGTCACCAGATAAAATAAATTCTATGCATAACCAAATTACCAGAAACACAGAGCATTTGTCTTACGTACCTTTCCTCAATTAGGACTAATAAATGCTATGACTCCAATTTTTGTTCGGAACACGCTTGTAAACCTGCACCCTCGAGTTTTTAAAAACAATCAGCAAATGGTACTGTTCCATAACCACACGTCCATGGCCAAGATTTAATCTTTAACCAGTTAACAGAGATAGATTCAACAAATGACAGCAGAACACCGGAACTTGGTAACAGTAGTTTGTATGATCAAGAATGGAGAGGGAATGATAAATTTGGAAAAGCATCGGATCACTGTTGATTTCCTTCTCCACAGTCAACTTCCCTCTTTCCATCCCAGGCTGATCGGCTACCAACTCCAAGTATCATATTCATTGCAactatatatatcaaatataatttttttatttaactttTTAATTAGGTATTTTCGTTTGACCGGATTTTTATTCATCCCTTATTTTTGGTAATATTTTCTGCAGAAATTTTTGGTAATATTGTGtttacataattaatttatttcatattCGATTACGACATATATATTGAAAGTTGATATATGTGCAAGAATTGTAATCCAAggattattaataattaaagaaataaattagCCAATCAGTTTAGCTCGACATCTTAGGTACAATATCAAAATAgcataataaaaatacaaatttaacAACTACCCTTTTGTGACAAAATTAATTTGTCACAAGGCAATCTAGGGGATCCCAATTATTTGAAGGAACTTTCTTGATTTAAGCTCTGTAATCCTCCTTTCCAACCTCTATAAATAGTCTTCGGTTTGATTTATTAATTCACGTCTTATTTGCACCGAGTAACTAGTGTCTCCCAGTATCAGATGGAATATCCAAGAATTGTCCCCGAGGAAAGCTCAAACGCCTACAAATTCATACTGAGAGTTCCGAACGCAGGGACATTGAACAGAAGCAACGCGAAGGTGAGAGTGGTCGACGGGAATCATCTGCGCATTCCCGTGAAGAGAAGATGGTTTCCCAACGGAACACAACAAGATATCACGTCGGATTACATGACTCCCCTCAATGGCATCCCCCATGCATCCATACATCAAATGTTGGTTCAATATTCTGATGATGGGGTTGTTACAGTCAATTTCCCAAAGGAGCCACTCTTATTTACATGATTACACACACACATCAATATGTATATGTGTTTGTCTATCTATCTatctttctatatatatattcttttcattgattattattattatagaaTTAAGGACGATTATTCAAGtgtttatgattttgatttgttttataTTTCTCTCCTGAAATTTGGTTTTCTATATGTGtggatttaaaaaatatattgttttctttcttaatttaattaataagaaATTAGAGAAAGACTCTACAGTAGTAAATTAACTACATATTTAACGTATACATGCAACTGAAGTGAGGTCCCATGTGTACGTACCTCTGTATATGTACACATATATACATGAAAAATCTCAAGtaaaaacaaatattaattaatttgggtGGCTTttacaaatcaaatattattaaaggAGGTTATATGAAAAGATAAGCATTATATAAAACCCCGAGAAATATAATACTGGCGAAAATTAACACCTTCGACTGGTAGTAAGTAGTCTTGGACTCTTGGGGCTAATTGCACCTGATATCCAACCCTCGAAGCCTTAGAAACATTACCactggcaaaaaaaaaaaaaaaaaactcatgaaATCGGCCTCCTTGCCCGACCGACGCATTATTGTTGGTATGATCCCACATCAACTCCATAGAAAAATTTGAACATCGAACAATGGTGTGTGTACTCGTGAAAAATTTCATTCTGCCCAGAGATGGAGGGGTTGTTTTTTGTGTAGTGGCAAAACACTTAAAAGGGGATAATAAACACGACTACTCGATTCATATCCAAAATTATAAAACTTGAGTCAAACTCGTATACATGCATAAAATATATTCTCAAACCAAGCAAAAGCGCGAATTCTTTCTTTGGGCTACTCAGCAAACCACTTGCGAGTATATATTATTGTTTGCAATAGTTTAAAGCTAAACCGATCGAGTCACCGAGCTTCAGTCATTTAACTCAGAAGTGATAAACCATATTACTGTATTCCAAATCCCAAAATTACAGAAAAAAGAGGAACCGAATGTAGGTCGAACAACTAAACTTTAATCATTAAATCAGAAAGATTCGCTAGTTACCTTACCTGATTTTTTGTGTGTCTAGAAATAGGGTGAAACTCCAAGCAACGGTTTCATGGCAGCCAATTCATGTTGCAGGAAATTGTAGATGGATTCAGTTGTCATGGAAGCTACTCTAATCACAACTCCGGTCCCCTGACATGCTAACAGAGAGTTAATGTATTTTCCTGATcatcttcgaatagatcaagaGTTAATATATTTTTCAGGATCATCTTCAAATAATCAATAGTTAATATAATTTTCTATGGGTGACCTACTTCTCGGAGGCCGGAGCTTTCAAAAGATGTATTCCAGAAGATCATATATCAAGCATTTCAATTAATACATGGAATACAATTAAGAATTGTATTACGCACCTTTGGGCCAAACACACTGCAAGAAGCAATAAATCTTGGTTTTGGAAAACATTTGTCACCTCCTGATCTGATAGAAGGGACATGAAGTTGCTCCGACATTAATTTCTTGACATCTTCCTGGATCTGATGCTGGACGTGTTTCAATTTAGGCCTAAAACCAGGAATACAAACACATGATTAAGCCACATAATTCTCATTCTTGTGTCAAAAAGAAACCCGCAAACTTACAGAGTTCCTACCCCAAGAGCACTATCATAGCTATTGATTGGTAATCTTGCAGGTGGTCAGAAATACTGCCATGATTTCCTTGCTCTAACAATGCCTGTGTCAAGTTAGAATCAATCAACCAATTTCAAGGGAATAATATATAATCAAAGAATTCCCAACGATATCAAGACATTTCATAAGAGAAAGTGACAGCATCTTGCAAGGATGCGCAAATTCAAAGGACATGTAAAAATAATCCCAAGGAGTATTTGCTTATATCATACCAATCATAGATTTTTGACATGTGTTCCCCTTAAAAGGTCATGGCTGGAATAAGAAAAGTACCGTGTCAAGAAACACAGGCTCATCCTCTTTCGTGAGAATTCGATTAGTACTCTTGTAAAAAGAAAATTCCCATTTTTCTCCCCTCTCATGACGACCACTGGTAATCCAATCAACAAGAAGCAAGCTCGATTCAGGAAcaactttgaaaatttgcaaTTGTGAATACTTTGCAGTGGAAAAGCACGTGACTGGGTCTGGAATTACAGCAAGAAGAGCGTCCTGCCCAATACTAGCCTACTGCATGGCATAGATTAACTACTGTTTGTTTAAAGTGACATACACAATGGCAAAAGTGAAAACATATATAAAGTAACGATGTACTCCCCAAAGGGCACCTTGTGACCTGAAATAAAAACTAGCATAAAAATGcctaaatattattttcctcTCATTCGAGATGATAACATTTTTAGTTCCTGATTTCACCCAAAACAAATCCATGTCCCCCGTGTGTAGCTCACAGAATAGTCCCCCTCTCATTCGAGATGATAACATTTTTAGTTCCTGATTTCACCCAAAACAAATCCATGTCCCCCGTGTGTAGCTCACAGAATAGTCCCTGAGCATTTCACATTTGTTTAACAGACGTCGCCTTTGCCACCAACTTCTGTCAAAATCCAAAGAAACCACCCCATATGCTCACAAATGAGTCTGTCTTCCTAAAATTGGGTGTGGCAGCTGCAATTTTTAGTCTTTACTGTATATCCCAAAAGGATTTTGTTTCACGCATTACAACATTGGTCCACTATTTTCTAAGAATATCTGGTCTCTCCCTCATGAAAATACATGTCCTCTCGCAAGTAATAATTATGAGGATGAAATCTGTTTCAGGGGTAAAATTAAGGACTAAAAATGTAATCGTCCTATACCTCAAAGTGTAATATTATGAGTCCAAGCAAATCATACACAAATGTGAGAACAAGTGGTTTGACCAAATTTCATACTTGACAAAAAAACAAGTATCACCTCCAATTTTTGTTCAGAACACTTGGATCCGACACACTTGTATACCTGCAGActcaagttttttttaaaaaaaatcagcgAATATTCAATAACCACACCTCCATCGCCAAAATTTAATCTTTAACACATTAGCAGATAGATTcaagtattcaagaaatgacTGCAAAACACAAGACCTTGGTAGAAGATTGGGTGGTCAAAACTGCCGTACAGCCATCCCCCACCGTAATCTCACACCCAATAGAATCACCCTACACATTTGAACGCCAAGCAATGAAGCAACTTCATACAAAACACCCATGTCAAGGAATGTAATGATAACATACAGAGACGATGCCTCCGCCATAGGTGATGGTGTAAATCCAGACAGCATCTGTTTGAGCGGGTCCCACCTGTGGAAAACATCAAGAACGTGAGAATCCCGCGTGTTGCTTGCAGAATCAAGAACGGAGAAGCGGAGAGGGAACCAGAGATTGACCTTATTGGGAATGATGAATTTGAGAGGGTACTTGGAAATGCATCGCGTCACCGTTGATTTGCCACCGACCCTCTCCACAACCACCTTCCCTCTTTCCATCTGCTCTCTCTGTAATGAATGTGAATTCGCCACTCACTGAGAGTGGACCAGCTAGCAATGGCGATCAGCTGTGAAAAGTCACCGACAACTCGAAGAGCTACTTGCACAGAAAATTAAGTATTATATTCATAGTGATTAGCTTGATATTCACTTcaaattctttttctttttttcttttttaatcggttgaaaattgtatttttcCGGTGTTCTGAaaacataaatttatatttaaaaacatttctttactttaaaaaaaaatttaaaaaaaaaaacttgataaAGAGACGTTAATATTAATTAACAAATCACTGATggttttaaagaaatttctttGAGTActtgaattttataaatttataggAAATTATTAGcgaaaaattacaattttagtcATTATTTATGCTTTAGTTTTGTAAtttgtcaaaattatattttcatacAATAACTTAAGATTTTTTTGCCCAAAACCATTAAATTTATGGATCATGGTTTATTCGACATTGATTTTATTGTACGTAGCATATCTGACGAGAATTAAACTTATattactcaaattaaaattaattgaggtaaaaaataaataaaattaatgcaAAACGATCTCTAATGCTTCAAAATAAAaggataatattttttatgtttattttaatatatgtaaTATAAGTTTAATTCTTTTCACATGAGTCGCATAGGAGAATATCGGTATTAGATAAGTAATATTATGTGGATTTAGTggtttcgaaaaaaaaaagatcaaagaaaaaaatacaaattacgTGATGAAAATCAAACATTGTCAAGTTACAAAATTAAAACCTAAAACGTGTCAACTtacaatattaaaattataattttatatttattgaatattgtttttatatattgtttgaattaaaataataaaaagtatactaaaaattttaaaaaaaattcccatGCTTAAACCCgtttaatattttcttaaaaagaaAACCACGTTTAATCTTATAAAAATTGATTACTGACTCTTCACGTTTTTTTAGtactttggtattttattaccCAATTTAATTTATCCCCCATATTTGAAAcgtttgacaaaaaaaaattatataaattttattttcaaaatattttttaaatagtaTTTGTTAATTAATATCAAGCATTTATATGATCTCCCAAATATTCAGCTTTGAGTATTTGTGCAATATTGTTCTGTCTTATTTCGTTTAAAATGTGTTaaggtttttttttatatacaatAAAAATGTATCTTGCTATACCATACTACATAATTCAGGCAAATACATCTATATTGACTAATTCCAATTGATTTTGTTGAAGTTTTATCGTTTTATAATTTTATCGACGAAACTTTTAAACAGTTCTTAAAATAGCACTTGATACCTTATGAATAGGCCCATCAGAATCCGGCCCAAACCGGACTTTGGATTCCTGGCCTAATCTTATCCAGAGTAGGTGGCCCATTACAAGCCCGGATATTCTCCTATAGATATCAGGTTTGAGcgttcaattctttcatttactATATTGACTTTCAGTAGCACTCATAGCTGCTCTCTCATTATATTTTCAGCCTCTGATTTGAGCGTCGGACGGGTTATGCCGGGACACCCTCCCGGTCCCCTTCTAATGACCCTCTTCATGATTTCAGGCCTAGAGTAAATTCGAGGTCTGTATTCGGACTGCTATCATCAGcacttttgatatgatttgtaattgtttttaaattaaatattaaataattcatcatctttaaaatttattttaatttatttttttgtatagattaataatttattttttattatataggGGTGGAGAGTTTTATCATTATCACATATAATTAAACACGGACTTTTCAAAAAAGTTGTCACTGTGTTACAAGTGAAAATGCTTAATTacattaatatataaaaatatattagtgattaaatatatattttaaaaaaactcaataacaaaataaaatatacctAAAATGTATTACCATGATTTTCTTTGGCTGTTGGTGTTGTTCTTGGCAAGAATTATATAATTTCACTATGTgagctgaaaaaaaaaattggaaaaatatttttatttaatgtgcTAGCGAGGAAACAAGACGACTTCTGGCATAGAAATTTGTGGGCCATCCTCTTTATTATCTTGATCTTagcttatattttatatattccaCAACGCATGTGTtaaaaaatagttaattaatttgtcaaaaaatattttgtttatcgATTAAGTATATGGTTTTCGGATCAATTTTTTTGATCTTTTATGTGGATTAAGATAAACATAAAATAAGAttacataaaataaattaaattttttgaaaaagatAACAAGAgatcaataatttaaattaaaatcaattaaacaaaCAGTTTACCTTGACACCTGATTTATTACAATATCAAAATAATCTAACATTAAATGCAAAATTCAAGCGTTTCTTTAGCACCACAAAATCACAAAATGAGAATGAAGAGAATGCCGATAAACCTCacaaattatttaacaattTGACAAAAAGTGAGTAgtacatattttgtgagatggtctcacgaatttttatctgtgaaacgggtcaattccgatattcacaataaaaagtaatactcttaacataaaaagtaatactttttcatggatgacccaaatgagagatccgtctcacaaaatatcatccgtgagatcgtctcacacaagttttttgccAAAAATGAGAATCCTATCAAATTTGACACTCAATCAATTTCAagataccaaaaaaaaaaaatccccaAAAATCGACGAAATATTCTCTCTTTATTTATAGTGTAATGACATAAATATCGAGATAATACTAATTTGATCGTAACATGTGAAATACATCATCATATCATATATTCATGTTTGCTAAAATATTCCATGCCACGATAAGAATCCCACAATTATTTCAAGATTAGTGCATgacaaaacaaatatatatcttTAAACAATCAATATTTCAGGTATCtgtcttttatatatattacataaatcCGAAAACAAAATTCCAAACCAAAATAAAGTAATTTTCGGATCAAATTACATATATAGTCGACGAGATTGGATGGCGGATCCAAGAATTGTCCGCGAGGAAACCCCAAAGGCTCATACATTCACGCTGAGAATCCCGAATGCAGGGATTTTGAACAGAAGGAACGCATGTGTGAGAGTGTTCGACGAGAATCATTTGCACATAACTGTGAGGAGAAAATTGTCTTCGAATGGAGGAACCTCTCGGTATGTTACGTCCGATTATATTTCTCCCTTGAATGTCCCTCATGCTGCTATAGATCGGATGTTGGTTCGATATTCTGCTGGGGCTGTTAAGGTCATTTTCCCCAAGGATCCCCCAGcttaaattcaattaattaaaattaataacattcttatttatataatatatgcagtatatattatattataatacacacacacatacggGTCTCTGtctgtgtgtatatatatgttgtATTTTTCATTGATCATGTAGGAAAATATTCCCTTTAACATAAACGGTAAACGTTGTGTGTATCAGATTTAAATGTTGTatgtttgaatatatatatgttataaattttttggcaaaaacttgtgtgagacggtgtcacgggtcgtattttatgagacagatctcttatttgggtcatcaatgaaaattattactttttatgctaagagtattactttttattgtgaatatcggtaaggttgacccgtctcacaagagacatactcaaatTTTTTATACGTCacgtatttatttttaatatataattagtgCCAGCTGGTAGCTAGTGTGATTTTGAACACATGCAACCCCTCGCCCCCTACCTCTTAATTCTGGACTGTGCCGGTCAGGTCCCATGTGTGCGTGCGTTTACCCGACAGACGCAAGACTCCCCACCCCACCCCACCCCAATCAGTTAACATGAAATTCATCAAAAGTTTGCGTTGGGAATCAG
This window contains:
- the LOC142518888 gene encoding urease accessory protein D isoform X1 translates to MERGKVVVERVGGKSTVTRCISKYPLKFIIPNKVGPAQTDAVWIYTITYGGGIVSGDSIGCEITVGDGCTAVLTTQSSTKVYKCVGSKCSEQKLEASIGQDALLAVIPDPVTCFSTAKYSQLQIFKVVPESSLLLVDWITSGRHERGEKWEFSFYKSTNRILTKEDEPVFLDTALLEQGNHGSISDHLQDYQSIAMIVLLGPKLKHVQHQIQEDVKKLMSEQLHVPSIRSGGDKCFPKPRFIASCSVFGPKGTGVVIRVASMTTESIYNFLQHELAAMKPLLGVSPYF
- the LOC142518888 gene encoding urease accessory protein D isoform X2 yields the protein MERGKVVVERVGGKSTVTRCISKYPLKFIIPNKVGPAQTDAVWIYTITYGGGIVSGDSIGCEITVGDGCTAVLTTQSSTKASIGQDALLAVIPDPVTCFSTAKYSQLQIFKVVPESSLLLVDWITSGRHERGEKWEFSFYKSTNRILTKEDEPVFLDTALLEQGNHGSISDHLQDYQSIAMIVLLGPKLKHVQHQIQEDVKKLMSEQLHVPSIRSGGDKCFPKPRFIASCSVFGPKGTGVVIRVASMTTESIYNFLQHELAAMKPLLGVSPYF
- the LOC142518888 gene encoding urease accessory protein D isoform X3, translated to MHFQVGPAQTDAVWIYTITYGGGIVSGDSIGCEITVGDGCTAVLTTQSSTKVYKCVGSKCSEQKLEASIGQDALLAVIPDPVTCFSTAKYSQLQIFKVVPESSLLLVDWITSGRHERGEKWEFSFYKSTNRILTKEDEPVFLDTALLEQGNHGSISDHLQDYQSIAMIVLLGPKLKHVQHQIQEDVKKLMSEQLHVPSIRSGGDKCFPKPRFIASCSVFGPKGTGVVIRVASMTTESIYNFLQHELAAMKPLLGVSPYF